In Maridesulfovibrio zosterae DSM 11974, a genomic segment contains:
- the hypD gene encoding hydrogenase formation protein HypD, which yields MSLKILEKFKDPELCKELLKRLQAELDGEIRFMEVCGTHTVAIFRSGLHSVLPKEVVHLSGPGCPVCVTHESEVNAFLELAGKENVIIATFGDLIKVPGDKGHCLKNAQADGARVEIIYSPFDSLELARRNPDCTVVFLGVGFETTAPTIAATVLMAKQEGLKNFKVLSFHKLVPPALDVLISDPETRIDGFILPGHVSTVIGIHPYDFIGAKYGKPAVVTGFDPVDILQALLHMVRSSKEEKPEPINQYLRAVSEDGNPKAVEVMYQVFETADALWRGIGLIPDSGLEFREEFSEYDAKKVFDLDIGECPPLPGCKCGDVLKGKMNPEECPLFGKACTPAKPVGPCMVSTEGSCAAYFKYKVD from the coding sequence TTGTCGCTTAAGATTTTAGAAAAATTTAAGGACCCTGAACTGTGCAAAGAACTTTTAAAAAGATTGCAGGCTGAACTGGATGGGGAAATCCGGTTTATGGAAGTTTGCGGAACTCATACCGTAGCGATTTTTCGCAGCGGACTCCATTCTGTCTTACCTAAAGAAGTTGTTCATTTAAGCGGTCCCGGTTGTCCTGTTTGCGTAACTCACGAATCGGAAGTTAATGCTTTTCTTGAATTAGCAGGTAAAGAGAACGTAATTATTGCAACTTTTGGTGATCTTATTAAAGTTCCCGGAGATAAAGGGCATTGTCTTAAAAATGCTCAGGCAGATGGGGCCAGGGTTGAAATTATTTATTCCCCATTTGATTCTCTTGAGCTGGCTCGCAGGAATCCGGACTGTACCGTGGTTTTTCTCGGGGTAGGATTTGAAACTACGGCACCGACCATAGCTGCAACTGTTTTGATGGCCAAGCAGGAAGGACTCAAAAATTTTAAGGTGCTGTCCTTTCATAAATTGGTACCGCCTGCACTGGATGTTCTTATTTCCGATCCTGAGACCAGAATTGACGGTTTTATACTGCCCGGACATGTTTCGACTGTTATTGGAATTCACCCCTACGATTTCATCGGTGCGAAATATGGTAAACCTGCTGTTGTCACCGGTTTTGATCCCGTAGATATTCTGCAGGCTTTACTGCACATGGTCCGTTCGTCTAAAGAGGAAAAACCAGAACCTATCAACCAGTACCTTAGAGCTGTTTCTGAAGACGGCAATCCTAAAGCTGTCGAGGTTATGTATCAGGTCTTTGAGACAGCTGATGCTCTCTGGCGAGGTATAGGCCTGATTCCTGACAGTGGGCTAGAGTTTCGAGAAGAATTTTCTGAGTATGATGCAAAGAAAGTTTTTGATTTAGATATCGGCGAGTGTCCGCCACTCCCCGGATGCAAATGCGGAGATGTTCTTAAGGGCAAAATGAATCCTGAAGAATGTCCACTTTTTGGTAAAGCATGTACTCCGGCAAAGCCAGTCGGTCCATGTATGGTTTCCACTGAAGGCAGTTGCGCCGCTTACTTCAAATATAAAGTAGATTAA
- a CDS encoding response regulator, whose translation MHKILIAEDDKISQKLAARFVENLGHIPFVSPHGKHAYEALKAENNFDVLITDIMMPEMDGRQLVQTLRGDSQFTDMPIVIMSAVVGISDISNLLALGATYFLPKPIDKAEFDEVIRRCLK comes from the coding sequence ATGCATAAAATATTAATCGCCGAAGATGATAAGATTTCTCAAAAGCTTGCAGCCAGGTTTGTTGAAAATCTTGGGCATATTCCATTTGTTAGTCCTCATGGTAAACATGCATATGAAGCGTTAAAAGCTGAAAATAATTTTGATGTCTTAATTACTGATATCATGATGCCTGAAATGGATGGAAGGCAGCTTGTTCAGACTTTAAGAGGTGATTCACAGTTCACTGATATGCCTATTGTAATTATGTCAGCAGTTGTAGGAATTTCTGATATTTCAAATTTATTGGCGCTTGGTGCAACTTATTTTTTGCCGAAACCAATAGATAAAGCTGAATTTGACGAGGTTATAAGACGTTGTCTTAAGTAG
- the fliF gene encoding flagellar basal-body MS-ring/collar protein FliF translates to MPNFIAEYLSKFQNFWTDRTAAQRIMIGGLAATVVIAFILMVFWLNQTEYRVLYTKLYSEDASRVVGILQSTKEPYKIQDNGSTILVPADRVYELRLKIAGEGALHGQGIGYEIFDQVQIGQTDFIQRINYQRALQGELARTISEFPQIERARVHLVLPAKSLFIEEQAEPTASVVLKLKDGEKLEDKQIKGILNLVVMSVEGLKPSTVTITDMRGQVLYQPEDDSMGINISNSQLDYKSGLEAKIEQRIQRLLMPIVGPDKVIAKVNADLDFRQRTIKKEAYDPDGQVARSEQTSEENTRGTANVDGGVPEANFRGDGFTGTATTQDSTRETRTTNYEINKEEQQIIVPVGELKRLSVAVVVDGTYEKNAETGEMTYIPRSEEEMQRIRELVRNAVGYDDVRGDTLEVSNMTFGMQDIFGDEGLMRTMLEYAQRLGKPFLNGLLIFLFLILVVRPVVMALIKPRVAEEDIDEVAGLPEGGERLAIDDSDLDEEALDTARRLENAKAQALQLSEKNMDQAVQVLKTWLKQEAA, encoded by the coding sequence ATGCCCAATTTTATCGCTGAATATCTGAGTAAGTTTCAAAATTTCTGGACCGACCGTACTGCTGCCCAGAGAATAATGATCGGAGGCCTCGCAGCTACTGTAGTTATCGCGTTTATCCTCATGGTTTTCTGGCTTAACCAAACGGAATACCGTGTTCTTTATACAAAATTATACTCAGAAGACGCTTCCCGCGTCGTGGGCATCCTTCAGTCTACCAAAGAGCCATATAAAATTCAGGATAACGGCTCTACCATTCTGGTTCCAGCAGACAGAGTTTATGAACTGCGTCTGAAAATTGCCGGTGAAGGAGCTCTTCACGGACAGGGCATCGGTTATGAGATATTTGACCAGGTCCAGATTGGACAGACAGACTTTATCCAGCGCATCAACTACCAGCGGGCATTGCAGGGAGAACTTGCAAGAACCATCAGCGAATTTCCCCAGATAGAAAGAGCAAGAGTACATCTGGTGCTCCCTGCCAAATCACTTTTCATTGAAGAACAGGCTGAACCGACAGCATCTGTAGTCCTCAAACTTAAAGATGGTGAAAAACTTGAAGATAAGCAGATTAAAGGAATTCTGAATCTGGTTGTCATGTCAGTAGAAGGTCTCAAACCATCGACAGTGACTATTACAGATATGCGCGGGCAGGTCCTTTACCAGCCTGAAGATGATTCCATGGGTATCAATATCAGCAATAGTCAGCTAGACTACAAAAGCGGTCTTGAAGCCAAAATAGAACAGCGCATCCAGCGCCTGCTTATGCCCATAGTCGGACCGGACAAGGTTATCGCTAAGGTCAATGCAGATCTAGATTTCAGACAGCGCACGATTAAAAAAGAAGCATATGACCCTGACGGTCAGGTTGCACGCTCAGAACAGACCAGTGAAGAAAACACTCGCGGCACAGCAAATGTTGACGGCGGCGTACCTGAAGCAAACTTCCGTGGCGATGGTTTTACCGGAACAGCGACTACTCAGGATTCAACTCGTGAAACACGTACCACCAACTACGAAATCAACAAAGAAGAGCAGCAGATTATTGTTCCTGTAGGTGAACTGAAACGACTCAGTGTTGCGGTTGTAGTTGACGGCACATATGAAAAGAATGCTGAAACAGGAGAAATGACCTATATCCCCCGCTCTGAAGAAGAGATGCAGCGCATCAGGGAACTGGTAAGAAACGCTGTAGGATATGATGATGTCCGCGGTGATACACTCGAAGTTTCCAATATGACTTTCGGTATGCAGGACATATTCGGAGACGAAGGTCTCATGCGCACCATGCTGGAATACGCTCAGAGACTGGGAAAACCTTTCCTTAACGGCCTGCTGATATTCCTCTTCCTGATCCTTGTAGTACGCCCGGTTGTAATGGCTCTCATCAAACCCCGTGTTGCTGAAGAGGATATCGATGAGGTTGCAGGACTGCCTGAAGGTGGAGAAAGACTCGCAATTGATGACAGTGACCTTGACGAAGAGGCTCTTGATACGGCACGTAGACTTGAGAACGCTAAGGCTCAGGCTCTGCAACTTTCAGAAAAGAATATGGATCAGGCAGTGCAGGTACTGAAGACCTGGCTGAAGCAGGAGGCAGCTTAA
- a CDS encoding tetratricopeptide repeat protein has product MSHLDYEINKELGECYLFMGELDKAEDYYKKAAGSNGVHPDPYIGLATIAVQRGEYDSAMQLYQKAHAVEVNDKSFAGMGLIQMETSRQEEAFDNFSEALRINASNMVALFGIIRIGHEAERVAEAAPFLEKFLEIDPAKHEVRYSLAGLYICMDKKDEAVQQLEMILEMDPANAAAKELLEQI; this is encoded by the coding sequence ATGAGTCATCTAGATTATGAAATTAACAAGGAACTCGGTGAGTGTTATCTGTTCATGGGCGAACTGGATAAGGCTGAAGATTATTACAAGAAGGCAGCAGGGTCCAACGGGGTTCATCCTGATCCTTATATAGGTCTCGCAACTATTGCCGTTCAGCGTGGTGAATATGATTCCGCTATGCAGCTTTATCAAAAAGCTCATGCAGTAGAGGTCAACGATAAGAGCTTCGCTGGAATGGGGCTTATTCAGATGGAAACATCACGGCAGGAAGAGGCTTTTGACAACTTTTCTGAAGCTCTCAGGATTAACGCAAGTAATATGGTTGCTCTTTTTGGAATTATCAGAATAGGGCACGAGGCTGAAAGAGTTGCTGAAGCAGCTCCTTTTCTCGAAAAGTTTCTTGAAATAGATCCTGCGAAGCATGAAGTACGTTATTCCCTTGCAGGTCTTTATATCTGCATGGATAAAAAAGATGAAGCTGTTCAGCAGCTTGAAATGATCCTTGAAATGGATCCCGCAAATGCTGCGGCAAAGGAACTTCTTGAGCAGATTTAG
- the hflX gene encoding GTPase HflX, giving the protein MKPSELKRINRLADRRYSDPCGFSNEQARELSFLSHEIGRQIGLLINRQGKPEMILVGDPSSIYIPELPRARQSEGRLRGLRLLHTHIAGDNLSEEDLMDMVFLRLDSVTVMASDSHGEPDFVQYAYLLPPGSSEKAYEQLPPSRWDRADIDLPAQIKALEDEFRRADRTRDTTDKRERAIVVSVSTDPKSIQERSLDELEDLADTAGLKVEGRLVQRIKKLNPKFIMGKGKLAELEVLALQADAEVVLFDQELSAAQMRNLAKLTERKILDRTQLILDIFAQHATTRAGKLQVEMAQLKYTMPRLVGKNRAMSRLMGGIGGRGPGETKLEIDRRRITDKLTKLGNELKKISKQRGFTRERRARAGVPVVSLVGYTNAGKSTLLNTLTNSIVLAEDKLFATLDPTSRRIRFPMDKELILTDTVGFIRQLPKELKEAFRATLEELEAADVLLHVCDSSHPEVDEQIEAVEKIITDMDLGEVSSILVLNKWDQLNDEQRELMQNSYPHGIPASALDRRSLNNLVEKIMEALEKVGASPR; this is encoded by the coding sequence CTGAAGCCCAGTGAACTCAAAAGAATCAACCGCTTGGCAGATCGCCGTTACAGCGATCCATGTGGTTTTTCAAATGAACAGGCTCGTGAGCTTTCATTTTTGAGCCATGAAATTGGCCGCCAGATAGGTTTGCTGATCAATCGTCAGGGTAAACCTGAAATGATTCTGGTGGGTGATCCCTCCTCTATCTATATTCCGGAACTCCCCAGAGCTCGTCAGTCCGAAGGGCGTCTTAGAGGATTGCGTCTTCTGCACACCCATATTGCCGGCGATAATCTGTCTGAAGAAGACCTTATGGATATGGTTTTTCTGCGACTGGACAGTGTCACGGTTATGGCATCTGATTCTCACGGAGAGCCTGATTTTGTTCAGTACGCATATCTTCTTCCTCCTGGCTCCAGTGAAAAAGCATATGAACAATTGCCTCCCTCGCGGTGGGATCGTGCAGATATTGATCTCCCTGCTCAGATTAAAGCTCTTGAAGACGAATTTCGCAGGGCAGATCGTACACGCGATACTACCGATAAACGAGAGCGTGCAATTGTAGTCAGTGTTTCTACCGATCCAAAATCAATTCAGGAACGTTCCCTTGATGAGCTTGAAGATTTGGCAGATACTGCCGGACTTAAAGTTGAAGGGCGCTTAGTTCAGCGCATCAAAAAACTTAATCCTAAATTTATTATGGGTAAGGGTAAGCTGGCAGAGCTTGAAGTTCTCGCTTTGCAGGCTGATGCTGAAGTGGTTCTTTTTGATCAGGAACTTTCTGCCGCGCAGATGCGCAACCTTGCCAAACTTACTGAACGCAAAATTCTCGACCGTACTCAGCTTATTCTTGATATTTTTGCTCAGCATGCCACTACCCGTGCAGGAAAACTGCAGGTGGAAATGGCACAGTTGAAATATACAATGCCCCGTCTGGTCGGTAAAAATAGAGCCATGTCCAGATTGATGGGTGGTATTGGCGGTCGTGGCCCAGGTGAAACAAAACTTGAAATTGATCGTCGTCGTATTACTGATAAGCTGACTAAATTAGGGAATGAACTGAAAAAAATTAGTAAACAGCGTGGATTTACCAGAGAACGTCGTGCCCGCGCAGGGGTTCCCGTAGTCTCATTAGTCGGTTACACTAATGCCGGCAAATCAACTTTGCTGAATACTTTGACAAACAGTATTGTTCTTGCTGAAGACAAACTCTTTGCAACCCTTGATCCAACAAGCAGACGTATCCGTTTTCCTATGGATAAAGAACTTATTTTGACCGATACTGTTGGATTTATTCGCCAGCTTCCCAAGGAACTTAAAGAAGCTTTTAGAGCAACTCTTGAAGAACTTGAAGCTGCTGATGTTCTGCTCCATGTGTGCGATTCTTCTCACCCGGAAGTTGATGAACAGATTGAAGCTGTAGAAAAAATTATTACTGATATGGATTTAGGTGAAGTTTCCAGTATACTTGTGCTTAATAAATGGGATCAGCTTAACGATGAGCAGCGCGAACTCATGCAGAACAGCTATCCACATGGAATTCCTGCAAGTGCTCTTGATCGTAGATCTCTTAATAATCTTGTCGAAAAAATAATGGAAGCTTTAGAAAAAGTTGGTGCATCTCCGCGTTAA
- a CDS encoding cold-shock protein encodes MSSKGIVSWFNDIKGFGFITDESGKDIYVHYSEVVREGFKTLNVGEKVVFEVIDQEIAPKAISVRIINY; translated from the coding sequence ATGAGTTCAAAAGGAATAGTCAGCTGGTTCAATGATATTAAAGGATTCGGGTTCATCACAGATGAAAGCGGAAAGGATATTTATGTCCATTATTCAGAAGTTGTCAGAGAAGGGTTTAAAACTCTGAATGTGGGGGAAAAAGTAGTTTTCGAAGTTATAGATCAGGAGATTGCACCTAAAGCTATTTCAGTCAGAATTATTAATTATTAA
- the infA gene encoding translation initiation factor IF-1 → MAKEEAIEVEGIVQEALPNAMFRVELENGHVVLGHISGKMRKFYIRILPGDKVKIELSPYDLTRGRITFRTK, encoded by the coding sequence ATGGCTAAAGAAGAAGCCATTGAGGTTGAAGGCATTGTGCAGGAAGCACTGCCTAATGCTATGTTCCGTGTGGAGCTTGAAAACGGGCATGTTGTTCTTGGGCATATTTCAGGAAAGATGCGTAAATTTTATATACGTATTTTGCCTGGTGATAAAGTTAAGATAGAACTTTCTCCTTATGATTTGACTAGAGGGCGAATTACTTTCCGTACGAAATAA
- the fliE gene encoding flagellar hook-basal body complex protein FliE, protein MAIKNVAMQAYTNALQTQKNFEKKFDKTMEMNKPQGNSFSETLTSSLKTVNDMETEKKSMIADFASGKNQNVHELMISMQKANIAMTMTSTVRSKVMTAYQEMLKMPF, encoded by the coding sequence ATGGCAATCAAGAACGTAGCAATGCAGGCATACACAAACGCTCTTCAGACCCAGAAGAATTTTGAGAAGAAGTTTGACAAGACGATGGAGATGAATAAGCCTCAAGGCAATTCATTTTCAGAGACTCTGACAAGCTCACTCAAAACAGTTAATGACATGGAAACTGAAAAAAAATCCATGATTGCAGACTTTGCATCAGGTAAAAATCAGAATGTTCATGAATTGATGATATCCATGCAAAAAGCCAATATTGCCATGACCATGACCAGCACAGTGCGCTCTAAAGTGATGACCGCTTATCAGGAAATGCTGAAAATGCCTTTCTAG
- a CDS encoding chemotaxis protein, whose translation MAKTDILLETGTNELEILEFYIDLPKTESGPEERCHFGVNVAKVMQVIESPQLEHPESAAHPCFLGTIPLRNHILPVLDLAVWLGLERKNNKYDIVIVTEFSQTISGFQVSGVTEIHRVGWQQVLSPDKFMSSFDDSCIVGIVEKEDRFIQLLDLESILADLDPTLGGDFDNPTAIASEAYAALACDDSPTIRAMLEKSLSKANFRHTILHNGEEMQNALKQVKLAAKQENRPISDYVEVVISDIEMPLMDGFSLTKWIREDDQLKNIPVILYSSIITKELKHKGDSVGADEQVSKPDLNLIPEKAIKLIEARKTS comes from the coding sequence ATGGCAAAAACTGATATTCTGCTTGAAACCGGTACTAATGAACTTGAAATACTCGAATTTTATATTGATCTTCCAAAAACTGAATCAGGACCGGAAGAAAGATGTCATTTCGGTGTTAACGTTGCTAAAGTAATGCAGGTCATTGAAAGCCCGCAGCTCGAACACCCGGAATCAGCTGCGCATCCGTGTTTCTTGGGAACTATTCCGCTTCGCAACCATATTCTTCCAGTACTTGATCTCGCGGTATGGCTTGGTCTGGAACGCAAAAACAATAAATATGACATTGTAATAGTCACGGAATTCAGTCAAACAATTTCTGGTTTCCAAGTCAGCGGAGTTACAGAAATACACAGGGTGGGCTGGCAACAGGTTTTATCGCCGGACAAATTCATGAGTAGCTTTGATGACAGCTGCATTGTCGGTATAGTCGAGAAAGAAGACAGATTTATACAGCTTCTGGATCTTGAATCAATACTAGCAGATCTGGACCCGACCCTAGGCGGAGACTTTGATAATCCAACTGCAATTGCTTCAGAAGCATATGCTGCCCTGGCTTGTGATGATTCACCTACAATTAGGGCCATGCTTGAAAAAAGTCTTAGTAAGGCAAATTTCCGGCACACAATTTTGCACAACGGTGAAGAAATGCAAAATGCTCTAAAACAGGTAAAACTTGCCGCCAAGCAGGAAAATCGCCCCATCTCCGATTATGTAGAGGTCGTCATTTCAGATATTGAAATGCCGCTCATGGATGGATTCAGCCTGACAAAATGGATTAGAGAAGATGACCAGCTTAAGAATATTCCAGTTATCCTTTATTCATCCATAATTACTAAAGAACTTAAGCATAAAGGAGATTCGGTAGGTGCTGATGAACAGGTATCCAAGCCTGATCTAAATCTCATCCCGGAAAAAGCAATCAAATTGATTGAAGCCCGTAAAACCAGCTAA
- the hypE gene encoding hydrogenase expression/formation protein HypE, which yields MSSDKVLLDYGSGGRASQRLISELFVKYFANPELERLNDAASLKLKGNISMSTDSFTVDPIFFPGGNIGSLAVHGTVNDVAMLGAIPKYLTCAYIIEEGLPMDDLETIVKSMGEACKEAGVNIVTGDTKVVPKGMVDKIFINTTGVGEIIADPGPSGDRATVGDAVLVSGTMGDHGLTILGTREGLSLESNVQSDSASLNHLLIKLVQEIPDVHVLRDPTRGGLATTLNEITVSSNVCCELDESSIPVKPEVAGGCSFLGLDPLYLANEGKFLCILPQEYAEKALEIMRADKLGHDACQVGTITDANPGKVILVTPLGGRRLLNMLEGEQLPRIC from the coding sequence ATGTCATCAGATAAAGTTTTACTTGATTATGGTTCAGGTGGACGGGCTTCTCAACGTCTTATTTCAGAACTCTTTGTTAAATATTTTGCTAATCCCGAATTGGAAAGGCTTAACGATGCAGCCTCTTTAAAGCTGAAGGGTAATATCTCTATGAGTACAGACAGCTTTACTGTCGACCCTATTTTCTTTCCAGGTGGTAATATAGGATCGCTGGCTGTGCATGGTACAGTTAATGATGTGGCTATGTTGGGGGCAATTCCAAAGTACTTGACCTGTGCTTACATAATCGAAGAAGGTCTGCCCATGGATGATCTTGAAACGATCGTTAAATCCATGGGTGAGGCCTGTAAAGAAGCCGGGGTCAATATCGTAACAGGTGATACCAAGGTTGTTCCTAAAGGAATGGTTGATAAGATTTTTATCAACACCACAGGGGTGGGTGAAATTATTGCTGATCCTGGACCAAGTGGTGATCGTGCCACTGTCGGAGATGCTGTTCTTGTAAGTGGAACAATGGGTGATCACGGCCTGACCATTCTTGGCACTCGTGAAGGATTATCCCTTGAGTCAAATGTGCAGAGCGACAGCGCATCCCTTAATCATCTGCTGATCAAGCTGGTGCAGGAAATTCCCGATGTTCATGTGTTGCGTGATCCAACCAGAGGTGGACTGGCTACAACTCTTAATGAAATTACAGTGTCGTCAAATGTGTGCTGTGAACTTGATGAGTCAAGCATTCCGGTTAAACCGGAAGTTGCCGGAGGTTGTTCTTTTCTGGGACTTGATCCGCTTTATCTTGCAAATGAAGGAAAGTTTTTGTGTATCCTGCCTCAGGAATACGCTGAAAAGGCTCTTGAAATTATGCGGGCTGATAAACTTGGCCACGATGCATGTCAGGTGGGTACAATCACTGATGCAAATCCAGGGAAAGTTATTCTGGTAACTCCTCTTGGAGGTAGAAGATTGCTGAATATGCTTGAAGGTGAACAACTTCCGCGTATTTGTTAG
- the flgC gene encoding flagellar basal body rod protein FlgC: MNFMTALEIGASGLKAQREYLNVVSMNMANSRTTRTEDGGPYRRKSVAMESSPLLSPFDSVMNQEQNKMLRGVTVRGIVSDTRPFKEVYEPNHPDADSKGIVKYPDINIVEEMVNMITISKSYEANAQAVDSAKNMFNRALRIGMT, translated from the coding sequence ATGAACTTCATGACAGCACTTGAAATCGGAGCGTCAGGACTCAAAGCACAGCGCGAGTACCTGAACGTCGTGTCGATGAACATGGCGAACTCCAGAACAACACGCACTGAAGATGGCGGGCCATACCGCCGTAAAAGTGTTGCCATGGAGTCCAGCCCCCTGCTCTCACCTTTTGATTCCGTTATGAATCAGGAACAAAACAAAATGCTTCGAGGCGTAACTGTTCGCGGAATCGTTTCTGATACACGGCCATTTAAAGAAGTGTATGAGCCCAACCATCCGGATGCAGATAGTAAAGGGATTGTCAAATACCCGGACATCAACATTGTCGAAGAAATGGTTAACATGATCACCATCAGTAAATCATACGAAGCTAACGCACAGGCTGTTGATTCAGCTAAAAACATGTTCAACCGTGCCCTTAGAATCGGTATGACTTAA
- the flgB gene encoding flagellar basal body rod protein FlgB, whose protein sequence is MKGMFEGYVGLTGKVLDLRLQRQNLVASNIANINTPGYKEKKIEFEGELQKALGLDAQGNMTKTSKMHIPTAFNAGTFNGKFLSNFEPRVVHGENAVDMDKEMVTMAKNTLQYNALTQVISKSFEGMNKVIQSGAR, encoded by the coding sequence ATGAAAGGAATGTTCGAAGGTTACGTCGGGTTAACTGGTAAGGTACTGGACCTGAGATTACAACGTCAGAATCTTGTCGCCTCCAATATCGCGAATATCAACACACCGGGTTATAAGGAAAAAAAGATCGAATTTGAAGGCGAGCTGCAAAAAGCTCTTGGTCTTGATGCTCAAGGTAACATGACCAAAACCAGCAAAATGCATATTCCGACGGCATTTAATGCCGGAACCTTTAACGGAAAATTTCTCTCCAACTTTGAACCCAGAGTTGTCCACGGGGAAAACGCAGTAGACATGGACAAGGAAATGGTAACCATGGCTAAAAACACACTGCAATACAATGCGCTGACTCAGGTTATTTCAAAAAGCTTTGAAGGCATGAATAAAGTCATCCAGAGCGGAGCAAGATAA
- the fliG gene encoding flagellar motor switch protein FliG, with translation MSTPFTGNQKTAIVLLALGDKFTAESFKRMSRKEIADVSRAMLEMDSVPKEQVLEVLKEFNETLAYGAELLMGGADQVKRLLSKSLDEETAKYILDKLDLESGPAPFQELQNVSPKILAQILRNEHPQTLALIIGHLHPDQAADLISNLPGGVRAEVLMRLAKLEAVAEEMLMEVDRVLQSQLIAMGGKEGKKVGGVPAVAEILNAVDRSTEEEVLSEIEEESTQMAEEIRNLMFVFEDIKGLDDRAIRELLKEVSNEELTTALKGASDDLQELFFKNMSERASNMIREDLEIMGPVKLSDVESSQQNIVKNIRRLEDEGRIMISRGSGDVFV, from the coding sequence TTGTCAACGCCGTTCACCGGTAATCAAAAAACAGCCATTGTACTTCTCGCCCTCGGAGATAAGTTTACGGCTGAGTCTTTCAAACGCATGAGCCGAAAGGAAATTGCTGACGTATCCAGAGCTATGCTTGAGATGGATTCAGTCCCCAAGGAACAGGTTCTTGAAGTACTGAAAGAGTTTAATGAAACTCTGGCATACGGGGCAGAACTTCTTATGGGCGGTGCTGATCAAGTCAAAAGACTGCTTAGCAAATCTCTTGACGAAGAAACCGCAAAATACATTTTGGACAAACTTGATCTGGAAAGCGGACCTGCCCCATTTCAGGAACTTCAGAATGTCAGCCCTAAGATTCTTGCTCAGATATTAAGAAATGAACATCCTCAGACTCTTGCACTGATTATAGGTCATCTACACCCTGATCAGGCAGCAGACCTGATATCCAACCTGCCGGGAGGAGTAAGAGCTGAAGTGCTTATGCGACTGGCTAAGCTGGAAGCAGTAGCGGAAGAAATGCTCATGGAAGTTGACCGGGTGCTGCAGAGTCAGCTCATTGCCATGGGCGGTAAAGAAGGTAAAAAAGTTGGCGGTGTTCCGGCTGTTGCAGAAATTCTCAACGCAGTGGACCGCTCTACCGAAGAAGAAGTTCTTTCAGAGATTGAAGAAGAATCCACCCAGATGGCAGAAGAAATCAGAAACCTCATGTTTGTCTTCGAAGACATCAAAGGGCTTGATGACCGCGCAATCAGGGAACTCCTCAAAGAAGTATCCAATGAAGAGCTTACTACAGCCCTCAAAGGTGCATCTGATGATCTGCAGGAATTGTTTTTCAAGAATATGTCCGAGCGTGCATCTAATATGATTCGTGAAGACCTCGAAATTATGGGACCTGTGAAACTTTCCGATGTGGAATCATCACAGCAGAATATTGTTAAAAATATCCGTAGACTCGAAGACGAGGGCCGGATTATGATCAGCAGAGGTTCAGGAGATGTCTTTGTCTAA
- a CDS encoding IMP cyclohydrolase produces the protein MDMLPIKRGVLSVTDKSGLAEFASELVGFGVELISTGGTRKMLLDAGLEVKSVSDVTGFPEIMGGRVKTLHPSVHGGILADKDNPEHLSTLDEHGIKTIDMVCVNLYNFAKAVSEGQDLRNAVEQIDIGGPTMLRASAKNFHSVLVVPSPVHYPRILDDMKKNDGKVSLSLRKDLAAETFALVSEYDAMIAKYLADHDA, from the coding sequence ATGGATATGTTGCCTATTAAGCGCGGAGTTCTCAGTGTAACTGATAAATCCGGTCTTGCTGAATTTGCGTCTGAATTGGTCGGCTTCGGTGTTGAACTTATCAGCACTGGTGGTACAAGAAAAATGCTTCTTGATGCAGGACTTGAAGTCAAGTCTGTAAGTGATGTTACCGGTTTTCCTGAAATTATGGGCGGCCGTGTCAAAACTTTGCATCCTAGTGTGCATGGCGGTATTCTTGCGGATAAAGACAATCCTGAACACTTATCGACTCTTGACGAGCATGGTATCAAGACGATCGATATGGTTTGTGTAAACCTGTACAATTTTGCCAAAGCTGTAAGTGAAGGGCAGGATCTTAGGAACGCTGTTGAGCAGATCGACATCGGTGGTCCTACAATGCTGCGTGCTTCAGCCAAAAATTTTCATTCTGTTCTGGTTGTACCGAGTCCGGTACATTATCCCCGCATTCTTGACGATATGAAAAAGAATGATGGTAAGGTTTCTTTGTCTCTTAGAAAAGATCTTGCTGCGGAGACTTTTGCACTTGTTTCAGAATACGATGCGATGATTGCCAAATATTTGGCAGATCATGATGCTTAG